ATTACGAGCACATACCGGTCATCATCATCTCCACGGAAGGAAGCCAGGGCGATATAGAAAAAGGCAGATTGCTCGGCGCCAATGAATATGTCGTCAAACCGTTGGATTGCTCTGACCTGAAGCATATCATCGTGAAATATCTGGGATGATCACCTGAGATGACGGACACCCTCCATGGCTGACAACAATAACCCCCTTATAAGCAAAGCCGTACGGGACTTTCTGGCCGAAGCCGAGGAAATTGTCGAGCACCTCGGTTCCGAACTGGCCGATCTCGCCGATGTGGCCGACAATGGCGATGTGGACCCCGACCTGCTGAATGCCATCTTCCGGGGAGCTCACTCCCTGAAGGGGTTGGCCGGCATGTTCGGCTTTGCGGACATTTCCGAATTGTCCCACAATATGGAGAATCTTCTGGACTGGCTTCGGCTCGGCAAGCTCAAGCTCGATGCCGGAGTGATCGGAGTATTGCTCGAAGCCCACGATGTTCTGCTTTCCCTCGTGCGGAGCCTGCCCGAAGGGGAGGGGGGGGGCGAGCCTGACGGAAAGATCTCGGCCTGCACGGCCAGGATCAATGCCTGCCTGGAAGAACCGAACCGCGATGCGGCGCAGGCTTCGCCCCTGGAGGCCCTGGGGCTTTCCGAGCAGGTGTTGAAATCCCTCACGGAATATGAGGAACATCGCCTGTTGGAGAATCTCTCCAAGGGCAAGAACATCTACCGTGTCCATGCCTCCCTCGAACTGGCGACCTTTGATCAGGACCTGGCGGCGATTTCCGACGCGATCAAGACCTGCGGCGAGATTATCAGTACCCTGCCCAGCATGAGCAGCAACATGGAAACCAACATCGATTTCGATATCCTGGCCGGTTCCGCTCATGCCTTGGAAGAATTTGCGCCGGCCGTCCGGCACGACAGTGTGACCGTGGCGCTCTTGAACGGCGATCCGGAACAGCCGGCCGCTGGTGCGGCCACCGCTCCCCCAAAAAACGGGAACGAAGAACCGGCAAACCTTCCCGCGCCCCCGGACGCTCTGCCGGCCCCTGCCCCGGCAAGCCCGGCCGCCGGGACGCCCCCCCTGTCCGCCAAGAGCATCAGCCGCACGGTCCGTGTGGATATCGGCAAGCTTGACGAGTTGATGAACATCGTCGGCGAGCTTGTCCTGGCCCACTCCTCCATTGCCGCCTTGGCGGAGCGGTTGCGGAACGAGCGTTTTTCCCGGGTAGCCGTCGAGCTCGGCAAGTCCGCCAAGGTGCTGGAGCGCAAGTTGACCGACCTACAGAAAGGGGTCATGGATATTCGCATGATCCCGGTAGGACAACTCTACGAGAAGATGTCCCGCATTGTCCGCACCATTTCCCGCGAACAGGGCAAAAAGGTTGAACTGCTCTTCTACGGGGCGGATACGGAACTGGACAAACTGATCGTGGAGGATATCTCCGACCCGATGATGCACATCATCAGAAACGCCATCGACCACGGCATCGAGAGCCCGGAAAAGCGGCTGGCGGCCGGCAAGCCTGAAAAGGGCGTCATAAAAATTTCCTCGTTCCAGAAGGGAAACCACGTTGTTATCGAGGTGGAGGACGATGGCGGCGGGATCGATATCGACAAGGTCAAGGACCGGGCGCTCCAGAAGGGCTTTGTGCAGGATCTGGGCGCCGTTTCCGACAAGGACGCGCTCGATTTCATCTTCCTTCCCGGCTTTTCCACCACCGACCAGGTGAGTGAGGTCTCGGGACGCGGTGTCGGTATGGACGTGGTCAGAAACAATATCGCCGCTATTTCGGGCATGGTCGATATTGAGACCACGAAAGGGCGGGGTACCCGCTTCATCATCACCCTGCCGATCACCCTGGCCATCATCAAGTCCCTGATCATCTCCTGTGCCGGCAGAACCTACGCCTTGCCGGTGACCTCGGTGCTGGAATCGCTGCTTTTGACCGGCGGTGATATCAAGACCGTGGAGCGCCGTGAAGTCACGCAACTGCGTGATACGACCCTGCCGCTTCTCCGGCTGGAGGAGTTCCTCTGTCTGAACCGCCGGTCGGACCGCCCCGAGGAGTTCTATGTCGTGGTGGTCGGCGTAGCCGAAAAGCGGCTGGGCGTCGTGGTGGACGAACTGCTTGGCCAGCAGGACATCGTGATCAAGTCCTTGGGCGATGGCTTCAGGCGGTTTCCCGGCATCGCCGGAGCGGCCGATCTCGGGGATCAGCGCACGATCCTGGTACTGGATGTGGGCGGCATGGTCAACGATACCTTGAGATCCGGGAGCTGAGGCCATGTATAAAGCCTTTTTCGGATTCCGGGAGAAGCCGTTCAGCAAGACCCCCGACCCTCGTTTTCTTTTTCTCAGCGCGGGGCATGAAGAGGCCTTGGCCCGCCTGGAGTTTGTGCTGGAGGAACGGGAAATAGCCGTCCTTACCGGCGAGATCGGTTGCGGCAAGACAACGCTCTCCCGGGCGCTTATGGACCGGCTTGGTGATGGCTACCGCTTCTGTTACATCGTCAATCCGCGCCTGACGGGACTGGAATTCCTGCGGACCACGGCCCGCCTGCTCGATATCGAGGAGCCGGCGGCGCTCAAGGACGAATTGCTTGAGCAGATCAATACGGTCGTCTACGACAGCTACCAGAAGGGGATTTGCCCGGTCATCGTGGTCGATGAAGCCCAGATGATCTCCGATGCGGAGGTGTTTGACGAGATCCGCCTGCTGACCAATTTCCAGCTGGATGACCGCAATCTGCTCGCGGTGATCATCATGGGGCAGCCGGAATTGCGTCCCATGCTGGCTTCGTCCCGGTTCGAGCCCCTGCGGCAGCGGATCGCCCTCAATTACCATCTGGAGCCGCTTACGCTGGAAGAAACCATGGAATATCTCGATTTCAGGCTTGAAAAGGCCGGCGGTATGCCCGGTTTATTCACCCCCGACGCTGTCCAGAAGATATTCGAGATTACCGGCGGCGTCCCGCGCAAGATCAACTCCATTGCAACCAATGCCCTGTTGGTCGCCTACGGCAACGACGCAGCCCTGATCGATTCGACGGTCATCGATGAAATTAAAGACGAACTGATGATGTAGAAGGATTCCAACCGCATGAACCTGGCAAAGATTCGGCAAAAAGTCCAAAACAGAGAGGCCCGGGAGCGGACTGTCGAAGCGGAGCGCATCAGTCTGGACGCGCCGCCGTTGGAGGCGCCTTCACTCCAGGTCGCCGCCGCCCCTTCTCCCGTTGCCGCTGATGATCGCCCGTCCGTTGCCGATACGGCGGTCGCAGTGATTCCTGAAAGCCGGCAAAACCCCTTGCCGAGGCGGGCCAGGAATATCGATCCTCTCGACATCATCCTCGCGGGGCGGGCAGCGGCCGGATGCGACGACGACCTGCCGCTGGCGTCCGAAGGCCAGGTGGTCGCCGAGGTATCGGAGTACGAGGAAATACTCTGTTTCCGGATATCGGACGAGATATACGGCATCAACATCATGGAACTCAAGGAGATCATCAAACCCCGTGAGACGACCGAGGTCCCCCGTGCCCCGCTGTTTATCATGGGGGTGATTTCCCTGCGCGGCGTCATCATTCCCATATTCAACATGCGTGAACGCCTTGGCCTCCCTCTGGGGGACCGCACCGGCCGGGAACGTATTGTGATCGCGAAGCGCAACGAAGGGTTCGCCGGCCTGTTGGTGGACGAGGTTATTCAGGTCGTGCGTATCGGGAAAGAGGAACGCGAACCCGCTCCAGCCGTTCTTGAGGGGATTGACCGGGATTTTGTCTGCGGCATCGGCCGCACCGGAACCATGATGATCATTCTGCTCAATGTGGCAAGCATTACCGATATCAACCTCTGCTGAAGCACGCCGGTCCCGGCCCTGCCGGCCGCTGTTCACCACTATGGCTGTTTGAACGGAGCCGCACGAATAGATTATGAAAACAGATCTGCAGAACATAGAGTTGGCGTGTTTCAGCCTGGGTAACAGGCTCTTTGCGGTGGATATCATGCGCATCAAAGAGATCATCCTGCCCCAGAAGCTTTCCGGTCTGCCCCGGGAGTCGGACCTGCTGGAAGGGGTCATCAACCTGCGCGGCGAATTGATTCCGGTCATGGACATGCGGAATCGTTTCGGCATGCCGAAAGCCGATGAGCGCGAGCGCGTCCCGGGCCGACTCCTGATCGTCTCGCTTCAGGGACAGATGCTGGCTCTGGCGGTGGATAACGTCCAGGAGGTCATCACCGTTCCGGCGGGCGAGATCAAACCCGCTCCCGATATCACCGAAGGAATCGGCATGGAATACGTTTTGGGGATGTGCCTTTCACATGAGCAGATGTTCATGATCCTGGACATCGACTCCCTGCTTGCCCCCTCTGATATGCGCCTGGAGTCGCTTCGTGGATAATCGGGAAGATATACGCACCGCCCTCAAATCAGCCGACGAAGAACTGCGGCGCGCGGTCATCGATTCCCTGCGCGGCAGGAACCTGGAGGATGTGGGCGAGTTTGTTTTTACCGCCATGGGCGATGGCAGCTGGCGGGTGCGCAAGGAAGCGGTCAATGTGTTTGTGGCGGCAGAGCCCTCCGGCCATTTTATCGCCGAACTGCTGGAACTGTTGCGCGATGAGGGCAATGCCGGGCTGAGAAATTCCGCTGCCGAGGCTATTGTCTTGCTTGGGGCGCGGGCGGCCCTCCAGTTGAAAACCCTTGCCGCCGACCCCGATGCCGGCGTGCGGAAGTTCGTGGTCGATGTCATGGGGGGGATCGGGGACGTCGAGTTCATCCCGGTGCTGCTGGCCGCCCTCTATGACTCCGATGTGAACGTTTCCGCCGCCGCAGCCGAACATCTGGGCACCATCGGCGACGCCGGGGTGGTGCCGGAACTGCTCGCGGCAATCGCCGCGAATGAAAACGCCTTCTTTCGTTTCAGCGTCCTGTCCGCCCTGGGAAAACTCGGGACCCCGGGGCCGGTGCCGGAGGAGATCAAGAAGCTTGTCGGGCAGGATATCTTCAGCAAGGTGCTCTATGACTGCCTCGGGAGCATCGGTGACCATACGGCCGCACCCATTCTCCTGGAGGGCTTTCTCTCCAGCCAGAAGAGCGCCCGTTGCGCTGCCGTCAAGGCCTTCAACCGTATCCTGCTCCGTTCCGGCGCCATGGAACGTCAGCGACTCCAGGGGGCAGTGCGCCGCCTGTCGGGCGGCGAGGTCGTGCCGGCTTTCATGGAACTGCTGGAGGTGGAAGGGCATGATACCGCCCTGGCGGAAGCGGTAACGAACCTGCTGGGGGTTATCGGCGACCCGCGCGCCGCTGTGCCTCTTTTGGCGGCATATCTCACCGAACGGCTTTCGAGTTTGGCGCTCAACGCCCTTTCGGCTTTAGGCCCCGCCGGCATGGATACGTTGCGGGAAATCTATCCCAACGCCGACGAAAAGGTGTGCGGCGCCATCTGTACGCTGTTTGGGGAATTGGGCTACCCCGGGGGAGACGACCTGATTCGCAGCGCCTTGCGCAGCCCCTCGCCGCTGGTGCGCAGGTCCGCGGTACAGGCCGCCGGCCGGCGGGGACTATCGGACTGCATCCCGGAGATCATCGGGCTGCTCGAAGAGGCGGACGATGGCTTCTGCGGCGCCATCATCTCCTGCCTTCAACTCCTGGCCCAAAAGGACAGCAACCCCGTCAGGGCGGTTGCGCGCCAATTGGCCGATTCCGAGCAGCCACAGCGCCGCCGCGACGCGGCCTCGCTCTTTGCCGCCCTGCGTGACGGCGACTACCTGTCGCGGCTCGTCAAGGACGAGGATCCCTCCGTGCGGCAGACCTCGGCGGCTGCCATTGGGAAGCTCCATATTCCCTCCCTGCAGGGGGTGTTGCAGATTGCCCTGGTGGACGAGACCCCGGAGGTGCGCATGGTGGCGGCCGAGGCCTTGGGTGAATCGGGGAACGCCGCTGCCCTCGAGCCTTTGAGGCTGGCCCTGCGCGATGACGACTCCCGGGTGCAGTGCGCGGCCCTGAAAAGCATGACCCGCCTGGAACCGGCGGCTATTCTCGACGTGATCGAACCCCTGCTTCCCGCTGCCGGCGGTCTGCTCATGATCACCTGCCTTGAAGTGCTGGAGTCGTTAGGGGATGCCGCCGCCCTGGACCTGGTGGAGACGGTCCTGGATAACAGGGATGAAGAATTGGTCATATTGGCGTTCAACATCCTTGCCCGTCACGACAAGGACCGAATCCTGCGGAATGCCGAGCGGCTTTTTGCCCATCACCATGCCGGCATCAGGTATGACACGGCGGTGACTCTGGCGGGACTTGCCGGCCAACGGCCCCGGGCCGTTCTGAAAAACGCCCTCAGGAATGAAGGGAACAATCTGGTCAGGGACCTGATGAAACGTCTGTTGAAAGGGGGCGCATGACTTTATCCCTGGATACAGGACAGCCCATGTCCGATGATGAGTTCCGGGTCATACGGGACAGTATTTACAGCCATTGCGGCATTTTTTTCGACGACGACTCAAAATACCTTCTGGAGAAGCGTCTTGCCCGCCGCCTGACCGCCCTGAGCCTGAATAATTTCCGCGAATATTATCACTTTTTGAAATACGACCGGAATAAAGACCAGGAAATGATGGACATCATGGATGTCCTTACGACCAACGAAACCTATTTCTTTCGGGAATCGTTCCAGCTTTCCGCTTTCACGGATGAAGTCGTTCCGGAACTCATCAGCGTAAAGTCGGCTCGGGGGGACCGAACGTTGCGCATCTGGAGCGCAGGCTGTTCAACGGGAGAAGAACCCTACACCATCGCCATGCTGCTGCGGGACATGCCCCGTTTGCGGGGGTGGAAGATCGAGATCATCGGCACCGACATCAGCCAGCGGGTCCTTCAGCACGCCCGGCGCGGAGTCTACACGAAATCGTCGTTTAGGGCGACCGAAGAACGCTATATCAAACGTTTCTTTTACGAATATGACGGCGGGCTCAAGGTGACGGACGATATCCGGGAAATGGTCACCATCAGCCATCTCAACCTCTTCGACAAGATCCGCATGATGATGCTCGGCAAGATGGATCTCATCTTCTGCCGCAATGTGATCATCTATTTCGATCTGGCGGCCAAGAAGAGAGTCGTCGAAGAGTTTCACCGCTCCCTCCATGACGGAGGTTTCCTGCTTCTGGGGCATTCCGAGTCGCTGATGAACGTCACCACGCTTTTTACGCTGCGCCACTTCAAGAATGATATGATCTATCAGAAGCCGGAGCGCTCTGCACTGGGAGACGATTTATGAGAAGGCTCAAGGTGCTTGTCGTAGACGATTCCGCCTTCAGCAGACGCACCATCACCAAGATGCTCGAGGGACTTGAGTGTGTCGAAGTGGTCGGCTACGCCACCAATGGCGAGGAGGGGATCCACAAGGTGGCAACCCTTAAGCCGGACCTCGTCACCCTTGACCTTGAGATGCCGAAAATGGACGGATTTACGCTGCTGCGCATCCTGACGGTCCGCTATTCGACCCCGGTGATTATCGTGAGCGCCCTGAGCAGTGCAGACAAGGTGTTCAAGGCCTTGGAGCTGGGCGCCCTGGATTTCGTGGCAAAGCCTTCCAGCGGGGCCTCCAACGATCTGCTGCTCATCAGGGAAGACCTTCAGCAGAAGGTGCTCCAGTTTGTCAATCAGGGCTTGCCGCGGTTAAAGCAGCCACCGTTGCCGTCCCATGAAAGGGGGCGGGGAGATGCGGGCGCGGCGAAGCCCGGCGTTGTTGGCCAATCGCCCTTCGATCTTGTCGCCATCGGTGCCTCAACCGGCGGGCCGCCGGCGCTGCAATTTTTCTTCTCCGCATTCGAGAGGGCATACCCCTTTGCCGTCGTGGTGGCCCAGCATATGCCGTCAGGGTTCACCCACGCCTTTGCCGAGCGCTTGAACCGCGCCTCCCTGTTCGAGATAAAGGAGGCGGTAGATGGCGATTTGGTGCTGCCGGGCAGGGTGCTGATAGCCCCCGGAGGTTCGAACCTCGTGTTGGAACTGCACAACGGGCGGGCGGTTGCGCGGGTCGTCCCTCCCACGAGTGCCGACCGTTATGTGCCGTCGGTGGACGTCATGTTGGAATCCTGTGCCGATATCTACAAAAAGCGCATGATTGCCGTCATCCTGACCGGCATGGGAAATGACGGCACCAAGGGCGTTCGCAAAGTCAAAGGCCAGGGCGGCTTTGTGATCGCCGAATCCGATGAAACGGCCGTTGTCTACGGGATGCCGCGCGAAGCCGTAGCGACCGGCCTTGTGGACAGGGTTGTCCCCATGCAATGCGTGCACCGGGAAATCCTGGCCAAAGGCCCATTTACCTAATCTCGTATCGCCGCCGGTACGCACACGTGCTCTTTATACGTAATCCAATTTTATGGTCCAGAAAGGAACATCATTGTGGAACAGAAGTACATCCCCAAGGATATAGAACAAAAATGGCAGCGCTGTTGGGAGGAAGCGGCATCCTTTGCCGTCACCGAAGATCCGGATAAGAAGAAGTATTATCTGCTGGAGATGTTTCCCTATCCCTCCGGCAGGATACATATGGGCCACGTGCGCAATTATTCCATCGGCGACGTGGTCGGCAGGTTCAAGAAGATGCGCGGCTTCAACGTGCTTCACCCCATGGGATGGGATGCCTTCGGGATGCCGGCTGAAAACGCCGCCATCCAGAATAAGAGCCATCCGGCCAAGTGGACCCATGAAAACATCGACTATATGCGCGGCCAGCTCAAGAAAATGGGGCTTTCCTACGACTGGGGCCGCGAACTTGCCACCTGCGACGTGGCCTATTACCGCTGGGAGCAGAAGATCTTTCTGGAGATGCTCGCCAAGGGGCTGGCGTACAAGAAGACCTCCTTTGTCAACTGGTGCCCGAAATGCGAGACCGTGCTGGCCAACGAACAGGTGGAGGACGGCGCCTGCTGGCGGTGCGACAGCGAGGTCAAGCAGAAGGAGCTCGATCAGTGGTTCTTCCGCATCACCGATTACGCCGAGGAGCTGCTGGAGTGGACCTTCAAGCTCCCCGGGTGGCCGGAGCGGGTGCTGACCATGCAGCGCAACTGGATCGGCAAGAGTATCGGCTGCGAGATCGATTTTCCCCTGGAAGGGCGCAGCGAGTCCGTCAAGGTCTTCACGACCCGCCAGGATACGGTCTTCGGCGCCACCTTCATGTCCCTGGCCCCCGAACACCCCCTGGCCCGACAGGTGACCACTTCCGACCGGAAAGCCGAGGTCGACGCCTTTATCGAGAAGGTCAAAAAGACCGACCGCATCAAGCGGACCGCCGATGACTTTGAAAAGGAAGGGGTCTTCACCGGTTCCTACTGCATCAATCCCCTCACCAAGGCCCGCATGCCGGTGTATCTGGCCAACTTTGTCCTGACCGACTACGGCACCGGCGCGGTCATGGCGGTGCCGACCCACGACCAGCGCGATTTCGAGTTTGCCCGTAAATATTCGTTGCCGCTCCAGGTCGTGATCCAGCCGGAAGGGGAGAGCCTCGATACCGCCTCCATGCAGGCCGCCTTCACCGAGGTCGGAACACTGGTCAACTCGGGCCGGTTCGACGGTCTGAAGAGCGATGCCGCCAAAGAGGCCATCGCCGATTACCTGGAGCAGGAGGGGATCGGCAAGAAGACGGTGAATTTCCGTTTGCGCGATTGGGGCATCTCCCGGCAGCGCTACTGGGGCAACCCCATCCCGGTCATCTACTGCGACGACTGCGGCGTGGTGCCGGTGCCGGAACAGGACCTGCCGGTGCGGCTCCCCATGGACGTGGAGTTCAGCGGCGAAGGGGGAAGCCCGCTGGCCAAGCTGGACTCCTTTGTCACCTGCACCTGCCCCAAATGCGGCAAGGCGGCGCGGCGCGAGACCGACACCATGGACACCTTCGTCGAGTCGTCCTGGTATTTCCTGCGCTACTGCTGCCCCGACTTCCAGGACGGCCCCCTGGACAAAAAGCGGGTGGATTACTGGATGTCCGTTGACCAGTATATCGGCGGTATCGAGCACGCCGTCCTGCATCTCCTGTATGCCCGTTTCTTTACCAAGGTGTTGCGCGACCTGGGGTACGTCTCCTGCGACGAACCGTTCACCAACCTGCTGACCC
The genomic region above belongs to Oryzomonas sagensis and contains:
- a CDS encoding chemotaxis protein CheA, with the protein product MADNNNPLISKAVRDFLAEAEEIVEHLGSELADLADVADNGDVDPDLLNAIFRGAHSLKGLAGMFGFADISELSHNMENLLDWLRLGKLKLDAGVIGVLLEAHDVLLSLVRSLPEGEGGGEPDGKISACTARINACLEEPNRDAAQASPLEALGLSEQVLKSLTEYEEHRLLENLSKGKNIYRVHASLELATFDQDLAAISDAIKTCGEIISTLPSMSSNMETNIDFDILAGSAHALEEFAPAVRHDSVTVALLNGDPEQPAAGAATAPPKNGNEEPANLPAPPDALPAPAPASPAAGTPPLSAKSISRTVRVDIGKLDELMNIVGELVLAHSSIAALAERLRNERFSRVAVELGKSAKVLERKLTDLQKGVMDIRMIPVGQLYEKMSRIVRTISREQGKKVELLFYGADTELDKLIVEDISDPMMHIIRNAIDHGIESPEKRLAAGKPEKGVIKISSFQKGNHVVIEVEDDGGGIDIDKVKDRALQKGFVQDLGAVSDKDALDFIFLPGFSTTDQVSEVSGRGVGMDVVRNNIAAISGMVDIETTKGRGTRFIITLPITLAIIKSLIISCAGRTYALPVTSVLESLLLTGGDIKTVERREVTQLRDTTLPLLRLEEFLCLNRRSDRPEEFYVVVVGVAEKRLGVVVDELLGQQDIVIKSLGDGFRRFPGIAGAADLGDQRTILVLDVGGMVNDTLRSGS
- a CDS encoding ExeA family protein gives rise to the protein MYKAFFGFREKPFSKTPDPRFLFLSAGHEEALARLEFVLEEREIAVLTGEIGCGKTTLSRALMDRLGDGYRFCYIVNPRLTGLEFLRTTARLLDIEEPAALKDELLEQINTVVYDSYQKGICPVIVVDEAQMISDAEVFDEIRLLTNFQLDDRNLLAVIIMGQPELRPMLASSRFEPLRQRIALNYHLEPLTLEETMEYLDFRLEKAGGMPGLFTPDAVQKIFEITGGVPRKINSIATNALLVAYGNDAALIDSTVIDEIKDELMM
- a CDS encoding chemotaxis protein CheW, which gives rise to MNLAKIRQKVQNREARERTVEAERISLDAPPLEAPSLQVAAAPSPVAADDRPSVADTAVAVIPESRQNPLPRRARNIDPLDIILAGRAAAGCDDDLPLASEGQVVAEVSEYEEILCFRISDEIYGINIMELKEIIKPRETTEVPRAPLFIMGVISLRGVIIPIFNMRERLGLPLGDRTGRERIVIAKRNEGFAGLLVDEVIQVVRIGKEEREPAPAVLEGIDRDFVCGIGRTGTMMIILLNVASITDINLC
- a CDS encoding chemotaxis protein CheW codes for the protein MKTDLQNIELACFSLGNRLFAVDIMRIKEIILPQKLSGLPRESDLLEGVINLRGELIPVMDMRNRFGMPKADERERVPGRLLIVSLQGQMLALAVDNVQEVITVPAGEIKPAPDITEGIGMEYVLGMCLSHEQMFMILDIDSLLAPSDMRLESLRG
- a CDS encoding HEAT repeat domain-containing protein, with amino-acid sequence MDNREDIRTALKSADEELRRAVIDSLRGRNLEDVGEFVFTAMGDGSWRVRKEAVNVFVAAEPSGHFIAELLELLRDEGNAGLRNSAAEAIVLLGARAALQLKTLAADPDAGVRKFVVDVMGGIGDVEFIPVLLAALYDSDVNVSAAAAEHLGTIGDAGVVPELLAAIAANENAFFRFSVLSALGKLGTPGPVPEEIKKLVGQDIFSKVLYDCLGSIGDHTAAPILLEGFLSSQKSARCAAVKAFNRILLRSGAMERQRLQGAVRRLSGGEVVPAFMELLEVEGHDTALAEAVTNLLGVIGDPRAAVPLLAAYLTERLSSLALNALSALGPAGMDTLREIYPNADEKVCGAICTLFGELGYPGGDDLIRSALRSPSPLVRRSAVQAAGRRGLSDCIPEIIGLLEEADDGFCGAIISCLQLLAQKDSNPVRAVARQLADSEQPQRRRDAASLFAALRDGDYLSRLVKDEDPSVRQTSAAAIGKLHIPSLQGVLQIALVDETPEVRMVAAEALGESGNAAALEPLRLALRDDDSRVQCAALKSMTRLEPAAILDVIEPLLPAAGGLLMITCLEVLESLGDAAALDLVETVLDNRDEELVILAFNILARHDKDRILRNAERLFAHHHAGIRYDTAVTLAGLAGQRPRAVLKNALRNEGNNLVRDLMKRLLKGGA
- a CDS encoding CheR family methyltransferase, with translation MSDDEFRVIRDSIYSHCGIFFDDDSKYLLEKRLARRLTALSLNNFREYYHFLKYDRNKDQEMMDIMDVLTTNETYFFRESFQLSAFTDEVVPELISVKSARGDRTLRIWSAGCSTGEEPYTIAMLLRDMPRLRGWKIEIIGTDISQRVLQHARRGVYTKSSFRATEERYIKRFFYEYDGGLKVTDDIREMVTISHLNLFDKIRMMMLGKMDLIFCRNVIIYFDLAAKKRVVEEFHRSLHDGGFLLLGHSESLMNVTTLFTLRHFKNDMIYQKPERSALGDDL
- a CDS encoding protein-glutamate methylesterase/protein-glutamine glutaminase, coding for MRRLKVLVVDDSAFSRRTITKMLEGLECVEVVGYATNGEEGIHKVATLKPDLVTLDLEMPKMDGFTLLRILTVRYSTPVIIVSALSSADKVFKALELGALDFVAKPSSGASNDLLLIREDLQQKVLQFVNQGLPRLKQPPLPSHERGRGDAGAAKPGVVGQSPFDLVAIGASTGGPPALQFFFSAFERAYPFAVVVAQHMPSGFTHAFAERLNRASLFEIKEAVDGDLVLPGRVLIAPGGSNLVLELHNGRAVARVVPPTSADRYVPSVDVMLESCADIYKKRMIAVILTGMGNDGTKGVRKVKGQGGFVIAESDETAVVYGMPREAVATGLVDRVVPMQCVHREILAKGPFT
- the leuS gene encoding leucine--tRNA ligase, whose amino-acid sequence is MEQKYIPKDIEQKWQRCWEEAASFAVTEDPDKKKYYLLEMFPYPSGRIHMGHVRNYSIGDVVGRFKKMRGFNVLHPMGWDAFGMPAENAAIQNKSHPAKWTHENIDYMRGQLKKMGLSYDWGRELATCDVAYYRWEQKIFLEMLAKGLAYKKTSFVNWCPKCETVLANEQVEDGACWRCDSEVKQKELDQWFFRITDYAEELLEWTFKLPGWPERVLTMQRNWIGKSIGCEIDFPLEGRSESVKVFTTRQDTVFGATFMSLAPEHPLARQVTTSDRKAEVDAFIEKVKKTDRIKRTADDFEKEGVFTGSYCINPLTKARMPVYLANFVLTDYGTGAVMAVPTHDQRDFEFARKYSLPLQVVIQPEGESLDTASMQAAFTEVGTLVNSGRFDGLKSDAAKEAIADYLEQEGIGKKTVNFRLRDWGISRQRYWGNPIPVIYCDDCGVVPVPEQDLPVRLPMDVEFSGEGGSPLAKLDSFVTCTCPKCGKAARRETDTMDTFVESSWYFLRYCCPDFQDGPLDKKRVDYWMSVDQYIGGIEHAVLHLLYARFFTKVLRDLGYVSCDEPFTNLLTQGMVIKDGAKMSKSKGNVVDPNALIERYGADTARLFSLFAAPPEKDLDWSDQGVDGSFRFINRVWKLVHDRLDLVKNAAAPDLATLTTEERTLRRAVHKTIKKVTEDIEERFHFNTAIASIMELLNTLQPAELQTPQYGAVMKEALETTVLLLAPFVPHVSEELWQRLGNATPLSRTAWPEYDRDAVVDEEVLVVVQVNGKLRTRITVSAGTSMEELEKSALADEKVLPFLEGKQVRKVICVPGKLINIVVA